A single region of the Vicia villosa cultivar HV-30 ecotype Madison, WI linkage group LG4, Vvil1.0, whole genome shotgun sequence genome encodes:
- the LOC131599456 gene encoding cytokinin dehydrogenase 3-like — MAMSYPFPTYFILLIITIPRLISTVGKTEQWKSSLPAELCTTNSNISEKLITNPKALEEASSDYGNLVHDSPAAVFRPTTVNDIATLIKLSFNSSVPFRIAARGQGHSTRGQAMARDGVVVDMKGLRERGDVKNNIKMKNGNDGIKVFGDAKVGYYVDVGGEQLWIDVLYETLEYGLAPVSWTDYLYLTVGGTLSNAGISGQTFRYGPQISTVHQLDVVTGKGEFVTCSKQKNSELFHGVLGGLGQFGIITKARIALEAAPKRVKWIRLLYSDFADFTKDQESLILSKKSRLDYLEGMVLMHQGPINNWRSSFFPLTDHHRILSLITQHRVLYCLEIAKYYDHHSENTLNKEIQTLVQGLNYIPGFSYEKNVSFVEFLNRVRSGELKLQSQGLWDVPHPWLNMFIPKSRIMDFNSGVFNNIIQKRNITTGPVLVYPMNRNKWDNKMSATIPDDEDEIFYAVGFLHSSGFDNWKAFDAQNIEILKFCNDAEIKYKLYLPHYSTQEEWRNHFGPKKWKSFVQRKYEFDPRMILSPGQRIFNNN, encoded by the exons ATGGCCATGAGTTACCCTTTTCCAACATACTTCATTCTCTTAATAATAACCATCCCACGTTTAATATCCACCGTTGGAAAAACCGAGCAATGGAAATCATCACTACCAGCAGAGTTATGCACAACAAACAGCAACATATCTGAAAAACTCATAACCAACCCAAAAGCTCTTGAAGAAGCTTCAAGTGACTACGGCAACCTCGTACATGATTCACCAGCCGCGGTGTTTCGTCCGACAACGGTGAACGATATAGCAACTCTCATCAAGCTGTCGTTCAACAGTTCTGTCCCTTTTCGTATCGCGGCAAGAGGACAAGGCCATTCCACACGCGGACAAGCCATGGCACGTGACGGTGTCGTTGTGGACATGAAAGGGTTAAGAGAAAGAGGAGAtgttaagaataatattaaaatgaaaaatgGTAATGATGGGATTAAGGTATTTGGAGATGCTAAGGTTGGATACTATGTTGATGTTGGTGGGGAACAACTGTGGATTGATGTTTTATATGAAACACTTGAATATGGACTTGCACCTGTTTCTTGGACTGATTATCTTTACTTGACTGTTGGTGGAACACTCTCTAATGCTGGAATTAGTGGCCAAACGTTTCGTTATGGACCTCAAATTTCTACTGTTCATCAGTTGGATGTTGTTACTG gaaAAGGAGAATTTGTAACATGCTCTAAACAGAAGAATTCAGAACTATTTCATGGTGTCCTTGGTGGTTTAGGACAATTTGGAATAATAACAAAGGCAAGAATAGCTCTTGAGGCAGCACCAAAGAGG GTAAAATGGATTAGACTTTTGTATAGTGATTTTGCAGATTTTACGAAAGATCAAGAAAGTTTAATTTTAAGCAAAAAGAGTAGATTGGATTATTTGGAAGGAATGGTATTAATGCATCAAGGACCCATAAATAATTggagatcttctttcttccctttAACCGACCATCACAGGATACTTTCCCTAATTACTCAACATAGGGTCCTCTATTGTTTGGAAATTGCCAAATACTATGATCACCATTCTGAAAACACTCTCAACAAG GAAATTCAAACTTTGGTACAAGGACTGAATTATATCCCTGGATTTTCTTATGAAAAAAATGTGTCATTTGTTGAGTTCTTGAATAGAGTGAGAAGTGGAGAATTGAAGCTTCAATCACAAGGACTATGGGATGTTCCACATCCATGGCTTAACATGTTTATACCAAAATCAAGAATCATGGATTTTAACTCAGGTGTTTTCAACAACATAATTCAAAAAAGAAACATCACCACAGGACCTGTCTTGGTTTATCCAATGAATAGAAACAA GTGGGATAATAAGATGTCAGCAACAATACCAGATGATGAGGATGAAATATTTTATGCAGTTGGATTTTTGCACTCAAGTGGATTTGATAATTGGAAAGCCTTTGATGCACAAAAcatagaaattttgaaattttgcaaTGATGCTGAAATTAAGTATAAGTTATATCTTCCTCACTACAGCACACAGGAAGAGTGGAGAAACCATTTTGGACCTAAAAAATGGAAAAGTTTTGTACAAAGAAAATATGAATTTGATCCAAGAATGATTCTATCACCTGGACAAAGAATCTTCAACAAtaattaa
- the LOC131597637 gene encoding UDP-sulfoquinovose synthase, chloroplastic-like codes for MVIGGDGYCGWATTLHLSMIDLSRAVYRQQNNVFGTLNVLFAIKEYKEDFHLVKLGTMGEYGTPNIDIEEGYITITHNGRTGTLPYPKQPSSFYHLSKVHDSHNIAFTCKAWGIQATDLNQGVVYGVKTDETAMHEELCNRFDYDAIFGTVLNRFCVQAVVGHPLNVYGKGCHFMCMIL; via the coding sequence ATGGTCATTGGTGGAGATGGATATTGTGGTTGGGCGACCACCCTCCATCTTTCTATGATAGATCTGTCAAGAGCGGTGTATAGGCAGCAAAACAATGTTTTTGGGACACTGAATGTGCTCTTTGCTATAAAAGAGTATAAAGAGGATTTCCATTTGGTTAAGCTTGGGACAATGGGTGAATACGGGACTCCGAATATTGATATTGAGGAAGGTTATATTACCATTACTCACAATGGGAGAACTGGCACTTTGCCATATCCGAAGCAACCTAGCTCGTTCTATCATTTAAGCAAGGTGCATGATTCACATAACATAGCTTTCACTTGTAAAGCTTGGGGGATTCAGGCAACTGATCTGAATCAAGGAGTGGTATACGGAGTAAAAACAGACGAGACTGCAATGCATGAAGAGCTGTGTAATAGATTTGATTATGATGCTATATTTGGAACTGTGTTGAATCGATTTTGTGTTCAGGCTGTTGTTGGTCATCCACTCAATGTTTATGGTAAAGGATGCcattttatgtgtatgattttatag